One window of Maridesulfovibrio frigidus DSM 17176 genomic DNA carries:
- a CDS encoding TRAP transporter substrate-binding protein has translation MKKILLTIMAAIIGFSVMPLSASAETISLTYSNFFPPTHIQSKLAQQWCDEVAKRTDGKVKVSYFPGGTLTKAKQCYDGVVEGLSDIGLSALAYSRGRFPTMAVVDLPLGYKSGAVATKIANEVYEHFMPKELSDVAPMYFHAHGPGLLFTAKKPVKTLADMKGLKLRGTGNSGKLIKILGGAPVAMSMPDTYQAIRKGVVSGGMYPMETNKGWKMAEVVDYCTLDFPVAYTTTFFVAMNKDKWNSIPTDLQKIITEINKEWAVKHGQAWDDSDAAGKEFFVKKGGEFITLSDAEGNVWKEKAAPMMTEYVEATDSKGLKGKEILDFTVKSLEKAQ, from the coding sequence ATGAAAAAGATTCTACTAACTATTATGGCTGCTATCATCGGTTTTTCTGTAATGCCGCTTTCCGCGAGCGCAGAAACCATATCTTTGACATATTCAAATTTCTTTCCCCCTACCCATATTCAGTCAAAGCTTGCTCAACAGTGGTGTGACGAAGTCGCAAAACGCACTGACGGCAAAGTTAAAGTTTCCTACTTCCCCGGCGGAACTCTTACCAAGGCAAAACAATGTTACGACGGCGTAGTTGAAGGCCTTTCAGACATAGGTCTTTCCGCTCTTGCATATTCACGCGGGCGTTTCCCTACAATGGCTGTAGTTGACCTTCCATTAGGTTACAAATCCGGGGCAGTCGCAACAAAAATTGCTAATGAAGTATACGAACATTTCATGCCAAAAGAGCTTAGCGACGTAGCACCTATGTACTTCCACGCTCATGGACCAGGACTACTTTTTACAGCTAAAAAGCCTGTTAAAACTTTAGCTGATATGAAAGGTCTCAAGCTACGCGGAACAGGTAACTCGGGGAAACTCATCAAAATACTTGGCGGCGCACCTGTAGCCATGTCGATGCCTGATACATACCAAGCAATTCGCAAAGGCGTTGTAAGTGGCGGAATGTACCCAATGGAAACAAACAAAGGTTGGAAAATGGCTGAAGTTGTTGATTACTGTACACTTGATTTCCCAGTAGCATATACAACAACATTCTTCGTTGCCATGAACAAAGACAAATGGAATTCAATTCCTACTGATCTCCAGAAAATAATCACCGAAATCAACAAAGAATGGGCTGTTAAGCACGGTCAGGCTTGGGACGACAGTGACGCAGCAGGTAAAGAATTCTTCGTTAAAAAAGGTGGAGAGTTCATTACTCTTAGCGATGCTGAAGGTAATGTATGGAAGGAAAAAGCTG
- a CDS encoding nickel/cobalt transporter codes for MKVVSLLSLLALCLMPMASAAHPLGEVVQETTVQNEGTRLLIIYRTSIGPSITATLIPDADRDGKVSSSEEGALSRTINKILYPNLVVTLDDKPVVLELYYDSVAPALGGYSNGVRANLIYSLPIGDQESVTHTIKVSDNNFKAGELKWIKWFVQAEPQLSKVSTTVDSRTLELSFVSAVDGGALTKSGTLTDNRFESGTGLAPKPQEDSSQAALREYLSRENLGTGAALFALGLAFVLGMGHALSPGHGKAMVAAYLIGRSGKVKDAFTLGIIVTITHVASVIVLGIAALLLSRYFLPGDLYPWLGAFSGILVFFVGYIMLAKRALHNGHHHHHHDDSEKESEPVSWWSMLSLGIAGGMVPCPTALVVLLAAVALGRIVFGLLLIFSFSLGLAAVLIIIGVLTVRASKLTERFSGSRKLIKNLPVASAGLVMLAGIAIALNALQAGGILRFFP; via the coding sequence ATGAAGGTTGTTAGTTTATTATCACTGCTGGCTTTATGTCTGATGCCGATGGCATCCGCTGCGCATCCACTCGGTGAGGTTGTGCAGGAAACTACTGTTCAGAATGAAGGAACGCGGCTTCTCATTATATACCGAACTTCGATTGGCCCCTCTATTACGGCGACTCTCATTCCCGATGCTGACCGCGATGGTAAGGTTTCATCCTCGGAAGAGGGGGCTTTGTCACGCACTATCAATAAAATTTTGTATCCAAATCTAGTGGTAACATTAGATGATAAACCCGTAGTGCTTGAACTGTACTACGACTCTGTCGCGCCAGCTCTCGGGGGTTATAGTAACGGGGTGCGGGCTAATTTGATATACTCTTTGCCTATTGGTGATCAAGAATCAGTCACACATACAATTAAAGTGTCAGACAATAATTTTAAGGCGGGCGAACTAAAATGGATTAAGTGGTTTGTTCAGGCAGAGCCGCAGCTCAGTAAAGTTTCTACAACTGTAGATTCTAGAACTTTAGAGCTATCTTTTGTGAGTGCCGTTGATGGTGGGGCTTTAACTAAGTCCGGTACATTAACTGACAACCGTTTTGAATCGGGTACTGGACTTGCGCCTAAGCCGCAGGAAGATTCCAGTCAGGCCGCGCTTCGCGAATATTTATCTCGCGAAAATTTAGGAACCGGAGCGGCATTGTTTGCGCTTGGTTTGGCATTTGTGCTTGGCATGGGTCATGCTCTTAGTCCCGGTCATGGTAAGGCAATGGTTGCGGCGTATTTGATTGGGCGGAGCGGAAAAGTTAAAGATGCCTTTACGCTCGGCATAATTGTCACCATTACACATGTTGCCAGTGTCATTGTGCTTGGAATTGCGGCATTGTTACTTTCGCGGTATTTTTTACCCGGAGATCTTTATCCATGGCTAGGAGCTTTTTCGGGCATTCTCGTGTTTTTTGTAGGCTATATTATGCTTGCGAAAAGAGCACTTCACAACGGGCATCACCATCACCATCATGATGATTCAGAGAAAGAAAGCGAGCCTGTTTCTTGGTGGTCCATGCTCAGTCTCGGGATTGCGGGCGGAATGGTACCATGTCCGACCGCGCTTGTTGTTCTTTTAGCTGCCGTTGCGCTCGGGCGTATTGTTTTCGGGCTTTTACTTATATTTTCTTTCAGTTTGGGACTTGCCGCAGTGCTGATAATAATCGGAGTTCTGACCGTCAGAGCTTCTAAATTAACGGAAAGGTTCTCAGGATCACGAAAGTTGATTAAAAACCTGCCCGTTGCTAGTGCTGGCCTTGTTATGCTCGCAGGTATTGCCATTGCTTTAAACGCTCTTCAGGCTGGCGGAATTTTACGTTTCTTTCCTTAG
- a CDS encoding TetR/AcrR family transcriptional regulator, whose translation MARKQQEKSKQTKNELMRSAENLFGQKGFMATTVAEITAHAGYSKGSFYRHWVSKDKLFMEIVENKLKEYRSSRDERLYKANSLEEVMHIIWDFLEIIVRDENWAKVFLEFTVYASRIPELRNDLSLSQYRLSEKVFAELVSDFVETDYPPEKLGAFNTVLFEGYMVQSALGTGIVDLKDIRGAALTVALANGLKEV comes from the coding sequence ATGGCTAGAAAACAGCAGGAAAAATCAAAGCAGACGAAAAATGAGCTGATGCGTTCTGCTGAAAATCTTTTCGGACAAAAAGGTTTCATGGCTACTACTGTCGCAGAAATAACAGCCCACGCGGGCTATTCTAAAGGTAGTTTTTATAGACACTGGGTGAGCAAAGATAAATTGTTCATGGAGATCGTTGAAAACAAACTTAAAGAATACCGTAGTTCTCGAGACGAACGCCTTTATAAGGCAAACAGTCTTGAAGAAGTTATGCACATTATTTGGGATTTTCTCGAAATAATTGTGCGTGATGAAAACTGGGCAAAAGTTTTTCTCGAGTTCACCGTTTATGCTTCGCGCATTCCTGAGCTTCGAAATGACCTCAGTCTAAGCCAGTACCGCCTTTCCGAAAAAGTTTTTGCAGAATTAGTCAGTGACTTCGTTGAAACGGATTATCCACCAGAAAAACTCGGTGCTTTCAATACAGTACTGTTTGAAGGTTACATGGTCCAAAGTGCACTTGGAACCGGAATTGTGGATTTAAAAGACATTCGTGGAGCTGCACTAACAGTCGCTCTCGCTAATGGACTTAAAGAAGTTTAA